The Cinclus cinclus chromosome 3, bCinCin1.1, whole genome shotgun sequence genome has a window encoding:
- the LOC134042337 gene encoding LOW QUALITY PROTEIN: COMM domain-containing protein 4-like (The sequence of the model RefSeq protein was modified relative to this genomic sequence to represent the inferred CDS: inserted 1 base in 1 codon; deleted 2 bases in 1 codon): PFCGDLDCTDCVLAEIGALAKILTCQPPPASSVQPELICAPVLRDLLGEAIEYDKILKLTSDAKVIEVKDVKLIIALGFIHGFVFLVFILGFILSGAAKHDIDSLSLPSELQQLGLPNAEHASGLCXSYEKQSPLEDRLWAFSLRCEGGLSLNRGVGVSVTPAELQEVNEPVVHLTFNMRDREWEKMIAVPAALRPRKFQVLLAELKQAQTLTASRRRQKRATAGGCDTALGAETDALGWGGGCCQLVFRVPSGQFHQWGRAVPEFAGGVERAAAGRGPAVPFCSDACRISAGARSKELRLTLSALPQRRTSGSFRRCPAAELPRPAMPACASSPKCLLAPLDIPSAFSYTNTSCAPSQ, from the exons cccttctgcggggacttggactgcaccgactgcgtgctggccgagatcggcgctctggccaaaatactgacatgccagcccccGCCTGCT tcctcggtgcagccggagctgatctgcgccccggtgctgcgggacctgctgggggaggctatcgag tatgacaagatcctgaagctgacctcagatgcaaaggtaattga AGTCAAGGATGTGAAGCTGATCATCGCTCTTGGTTTTATCcatggatttgtttttcttgtttttatccTTGGATTTATCCTCTCCGGTGCAGCCAAGCATGATATAGACAGCCTGTCTCTGCCaagtgagctgcagcagctgggactgCCCAACG CAGAGCATGCCAGCGGGTTGT CTTCCTATGAGAAGCAGAGCCCTCTCGAGGACAGGCTGTGGGCCTTCAGCCTGCGATGTGAGGGGGGGTTGAGTCTTAATAGGGGTGTGGGGGTCAGTGTTA ctccagctgagctgcaggaggtcAATGAACCTGTGGTGCACCTGACCTTCAACATGCGGGACAGAGAGTGGGAGAAGATGATAGCTGTCCCTGCG GCTCTTCGGCCAAGAAAgttccaggtgctgctggcag AGTTGAAGCAGGCCCAGACCTTGACTGCTTCTCGGAGGAGACAGAAAAGGGCCACGGCAGGAGGCTGTGACACTGCGTTGGGGGCTGAGACTGATGCTCTCGGCTGGGGAGGAGGATGTTGCCAGCTAGTTTTCCGGGTGCCCTCGGGGCAGTTCCA CCAATGGGGGCGGGCCGTGCCGGAGTTCGCGGGCGGCGTGGAACGCGCGGCGGCGGGCCGCGGCCCGGCggtgcccttctgctccgatGCCTGCAGAATCTCGGCCGGTGCCCGGAGCAAGGAGCTGCGGCTGACGCTGAGCGCGCTCCCCCAGCGCAGGACGTCGGGGTCGTTCCGGCGGTGCCCCGCCGCTGAGCTGCCCCGCCCCGCCATGCCCGCCTGTGCTTCCTCACCC AAATGCCTCCTCGCTCCCCTGGACATCCCCTCggcattttcctacacaaacactTCTTGTGCCCCGTCTCAGTGA